A genomic region of Trichothermofontia sichuanensis B231 contains the following coding sequences:
- a CDS encoding polysaccharide deacetylase family protein — protein sequence MHFAPFYGPLYRILSPCFPQCLWAGSPHHPLVALTFDDGPHPSYTPDLLAVLDHYQVQASFFWLGACVARSPHVARQVYVKQHGIGLHGYSHRLFPRLGVMGLRQELQETQRQIAIACDLAPHWVQAHIRDVRPPNGVFTPQTLALLQSWQYRPVMWSVVPEDWTEPDVAIICDRILNQVENGSLIVLHDGHYGGRQVAQVANQIIPLLQQRGFTFATLEQLWQQRLNSPIALYASSNAQ from the coding sequence ATGCACTTTGCCCCCTTCTACGGGCCGTTGTACCGTATCCTTAGCCCTTGCTTTCCCCAATGTTTGTGGGCCGGGTCCCCCCATCATCCGCTCGTTGCCCTCACCTTTGACGATGGCCCCCATCCGAGCTACACCCCTGACCTGCTAGCAGTCCTCGATCACTACCAGGTGCAGGCCAGCTTTTTCTGGTTAGGAGCCTGTGTGGCCCGCTCACCCCACGTCGCTCGCCAAGTATACGTCAAGCAGCACGGGATCGGTCTGCACGGCTATAGTCATCGCCTGTTTCCCCGCTTGGGTGTGATGGGCCTCCGCCAAGAACTACAGGAAACCCAACGCCAGATTGCTATTGCCTGTGATCTGGCCCCTCACTGGGTTCAGGCACACATCCGAGACGTGCGCCCACCCAACGGCGTGTTTACTCCCCAAACCCTGGCCCTGCTTCAGTCATGGCAGTACCGGCCTGTGATGTGGAGTGTCGTACCAGAGGATTGGACCGAACCGGATGTGGCCATTATCTGCGATCGTATCCTGAACCAGGTTGAGAACGGTTCTCTCATCGTCTTGCATGATGGCCACTACGGCGGACGGCAAGTGGCCCAAGTTGCCAACCAGATCATCCCGTTATTGCAGCAACGAGGGTTTACCTTCGCCACCCTTGAGCAATTATGGCAACAACGGCTAAACAGCCCGATTGCACTTTATGCCTCTTCTAACGCACAATGA
- the rpoD gene encoding RNA polymerase sigma factor RpoD: protein MTQAKTLLEVMTPSVEDDTLPEDHLYATDEVVDLLDEDEDTDQELANALPNADGDKGAKGRASRRKAQVKKKHYTEDSIRLYLQEIGRIRLLRADEEIELAREISRLLYYYQVQEDLHERLEEPPTHLEWAQEVWKRDRVREILREATGKEPSDKQVEEKRRALDAQLAQEWEERGDGWLPEFRRNLYLGQRAKDKMVQSNLRLVVSIAKKYMNRGLSFQDLIQEGSLGLIRAAEKFDHEKGYKFSTYATWWIRQAITRAIADQSRTIRLPVHLYETISRIKKTTKLLSQEMGRKPTEEEIATRMEMTIEKLRFIAKSAQLPISLETPIGKEEDSRLGDFIESDGETPEDQVSKSLLREDLEGVLGTLSPRERDVLRLRYGLDDGRMKTLEEIGQIFNVTRERIRQIEAKALRKLRHPNRNSVLKEYIR from the coding sequence ATGACCCAGGCTAAAACCCTACTTGAGGTAATGACTCCATCTGTAGAGGATGACACCCTCCCGGAGGATCATTTATACGCTACCGATGAGGTAGTTGATCTCTTAGATGAGGATGAGGACACCGATCAGGAGCTAGCCAACGCCTTGCCCAACGCGGACGGCGATAAAGGCGCGAAAGGCCGTGCCAGCCGCCGCAAGGCACAGGTCAAGAAAAAACACTACACGGAAGACTCTATTCGCCTTTATTTGCAGGAGATTGGCCGGATTCGCTTGCTGCGGGCTGATGAGGAAATTGAGCTAGCGCGGGAAATTTCGCGCCTGCTGTATTACTACCAGGTGCAGGAAGATCTCCATGAGCGTCTGGAGGAACCCCCGACCCATCTGGAGTGGGCGCAGGAGGTGTGGAAGCGCGATCGCGTGCGCGAAATCCTGCGGGAAGCCACTGGCAAGGAGCCGTCGGATAAGCAGGTTGAGGAAAAACGGCGGGCACTGGATGCCCAACTGGCCCAGGAATGGGAGGAGCGGGGCGATGGCTGGTTGCCGGAGTTTCGCCGCAATTTATACCTCGGACAGCGGGCGAAGGACAAAATGGTGCAGTCCAACCTGCGGCTGGTGGTCTCGATCGCCAAGAAGTACATGAACCGGGGCTTGTCTTTTCAAGATTTGATCCAGGAAGGTAGCTTGGGGCTGATCCGTGCTGCCGAGAAGTTTGACCACGAGAAGGGCTATAAATTCTCTACCTACGCGACCTGGTGGATTCGGCAAGCCATTACGCGGGCGATTGCCGATCAGTCCCGGACAATTCGGCTGCCGGTGCATCTTTACGAAACCATTTCCCGCATCAAGAAAACGACCAAGCTGCTGTCCCAGGAGATGGGCCGCAAACCGACCGAGGAAGAGATCGCTACCCGCATGGAGATGACGATCGAGAAATTGCGGTTTATCGCCAAGTCTGCCCAGTTGCCGATTTCCCTGGAAACCCCGATCGGGAAGGAAGAGGATTCGCGACTGGGTGATTTTATTGAGTCCGATGGGGAAACCCCAGAGGATCAGGTCTCCAAGAGTCTCCTGCGCGAGGATCTCGAAGGGGTGTTGGGTACCCTCAGCCCCCGCGAGCGGGATGTGCTGCGCCTGCGGTATGGCCTCGATGATGGCCGGATGAAAACCCTAGAGGAAATTGGCCAGATCTTCAACGTTACCCGCGAACGCATTCGCCAGATCGAAGCCAAGGCCCTACGGAAGTTGCGTCATCCCAACCGTAATAGCGTCTTGAAAGAATATATCCGTTAA
- the ftsZ gene encoding cell division protein FtsZ encodes MNSSNPFGNSGHRRHAYDAASDPRESGEYSIIPSSVARIKVVGVGGGGSNAVNRMIASDLLGVEFWVVNTDAQALMQSNAPQHIQIGQKLTRGLGAGGNPAIGQKAAEESRDDIANALEDADLVFITAGMGGGTGTGAAPIVAEVAKEMGALTVGVVTRPFTFEGRRRTTQAEEGIAALQGRVDTLIVIPNDRLLSVISEQTPVQEAFRTADDVLRQGVQGISDIITIPGLVNVDFADVRAVMADAGSALMGIGMGSGKSRAREAAMAAISSPLLDSSVDGAKGVVFNITGGDDLTLHEVNAAAEVIYEVVDPNANIIFGAVIDERLQGEVRITVIATGFSSEAPAAAPATKATAKRQVVAPPVNRPVPPMPPRPPEPSRGQPPTDPDIPEFLQRRRPSR; translated from the coding sequence ATGAACTCGTCTAATCCGTTTGGCAACTCAGGACATCGTCGTCACGCCTACGATGCTGCATCTGATCCCCGCGAGAGCGGTGAATATAGCATTATCCCCAGTAGTGTAGCGCGCATTAAAGTAGTTGGCGTTGGGGGCGGGGGGAGTAATGCCGTCAACCGTATGATCGCCAGTGATCTATTGGGGGTTGAGTTCTGGGTTGTGAATACCGATGCCCAAGCCCTCATGCAATCGAATGCGCCCCAACATATTCAGATTGGTCAAAAGCTGACGCGGGGGCTAGGGGCGGGGGGGAATCCTGCCATCGGCCAGAAGGCGGCGGAGGAATCCCGTGATGATATTGCGAATGCTTTGGAAGATGCTGATTTGGTCTTCATTACAGCGGGCATGGGGGGGGGTACAGGCACCGGGGCTGCCCCGATCGTGGCCGAAGTGGCGAAGGAAATGGGGGCATTGACGGTGGGGGTAGTCACCCGTCCTTTTACCTTTGAGGGTCGCCGCCGCACTACCCAGGCTGAGGAAGGGATTGCTGCGCTCCAGGGGCGGGTTGATACTCTGATTGTCATTCCCAACGATCGCCTACTTTCGGTCATCTCAGAACAAACCCCCGTGCAGGAAGCCTTCCGAACGGCGGATGATGTACTGCGACAAGGGGTCCAGGGGATCTCTGATATTATTACAATTCCTGGTTTGGTGAATGTAGACTTTGCCGATGTGCGGGCGGTGATGGCTGATGCGGGATCAGCCCTGATGGGGATCGGCATGGGGTCTGGCAAGTCCCGTGCTCGCGAAGCGGCGATGGCGGCGATTTCCTCACCGCTGCTGGACTCGTCGGTGGACGGGGCCAAGGGGGTTGTCTTCAACATTACGGGTGGGGATGATCTGACCCTGCATGAGGTCAATGCTGCTGCTGAAGTGATTTACGAAGTGGTTGATCCCAACGCCAACATTATCTTTGGGGCGGTGATCGACGAGCGATTGCAGGGCGAAGTGCGGATTACGGTGATTGCGACTGGTTTTAGTAGTGAGGCCCCGGCGGCTGCCCCAGCGACTAAGGCAACGGCCAAGCGGCAGGTTGTGGCTCCGCCTGTGAATCGACCGGTTCCCCCGATGCCCCCTAGGCCACCGGAACCGAGTCGGGGCCAACCCCCGACTGATCCGGATATTCCGGAGTTTTTACAACGCCGTCGCCCTTCCCGTTAG
- a CDS encoding elongation factor G translates to MTENGNRELRNVAIVGPYSSGKTTLLESLLSVTGATSRKGRIQDQNTVGDHTPEARARQMTTEVSVASTDYGGIHFTFLDCPGSIEFAQQTYDVLVGVDAAIVVCEANSERVLTLSPLLKFLDDWGIPHLMFVNKLDQVCTDESRCYVNFNQVLTALKGVSSRPLVPCQYPIGKGAQLVGYIDLITEAAYQYHTGAAADAVPLPPELKEQEQAARSELLETLAEFDDHLLEELLEEVEPPTDEILKDLKQDLGADLVVPVFIGIATEDFGVRPLLQALVEETPDPAETAQRRGVPASETTVIAQILKNSYTPQGGKVSLVRVWCGTLTDGMTLNGLRTGGLYTLMGAQSTSLNAAPAGSIIAIGRLDGLTTGTTLSPDSDLTLDKAEPLTPVYALAIAPENRNDEVKLSSALNKLVEEDPSLRWEQHGDTHEIILWGQGDIHLKVALDWLARKYNLPMTAHLPQVPYKETIRKSIKDVHGRYKRQSGGHGQFGDVYLDITPLERGQGFIFSETIVGGVVPKQYIPGVETGVREYLNQGPLGFPVVDVAVTLTNGSYHSVDSSEQAFKQAARLAMQEGMSRCEPTLLEPILVVTIAVPNDFTAGVLRLVSGHRGQILGYEAKKGWKNWDDISAYLPQAEMQNLIVELRSLTLGVGTFTWQYDHLQIVPEKLAEQILQQQA, encoded by the coding sequence ATGACTGAAAACGGTAACAGGGAACTACGGAATGTTGCGATTGTAGGTCCCTATTCCAGTGGAAAAACCACCTTGCTGGAAAGTTTACTTTCCGTAACCGGAGCCACCTCCCGCAAGGGCCGCATTCAAGACCAAAATACGGTTGGGGACCATACGCCAGAGGCCCGTGCCCGCCAAATGACAACGGAGGTGTCGGTGGCCAGTACCGACTATGGGGGCATTCACTTCACCTTCCTCGACTGTCCCGGTTCGATCGAGTTTGCGCAGCAAACCTACGATGTTCTGGTAGGGGTGGATGCAGCCATTGTCGTGTGTGAGGCTAACAGTGAACGGGTGCTGACCCTCTCCCCCCTGCTCAAGTTTCTAGATGATTGGGGAATTCCCCACCTGATGTTTGTCAATAAACTGGACCAGGTCTGCACGGATGAGTCCCGCTGCTATGTGAACTTTAACCAGGTACTCACGGCGCTCAAAGGCGTGTCCAGTCGGCCCCTAGTGCCCTGCCAATATCCGATCGGCAAGGGAGCACAACTGGTAGGCTACATTGACCTGATCACGGAAGCGGCCTACCAGTACCATACTGGCGCGGCTGCCGATGCGGTCCCCCTGCCGCCGGAATTGAAGGAGCAAGAGCAGGCGGCGCGATCGGAACTGCTGGAGACTTTGGCGGAATTCGATGATCATCTCCTCGAAGAACTTTTGGAAGAAGTCGAACCGCCCACCGATGAGATCCTCAAGGATCTGAAACAGGATCTCGGTGCCGATCTGGTGGTGCCCGTGTTTATTGGCATTGCTACGGAGGACTTTGGAGTACGCCCACTTCTCCAGGCCCTAGTGGAGGAAACGCCCGATCCGGCTGAAACGGCCCAGCGGCGAGGGGTGCCTGCTTCCGAAACCACCGTCATTGCCCAGATTTTGAAAAATTCCTACACTCCCCAGGGTGGGAAAGTTTCCCTGGTCCGCGTCTGGTGCGGTACCCTCACCGATGGCATGACCCTCAACGGTCTGCGGACGGGAGGGTTGTATACCCTCATGGGTGCCCAAAGCACCAGCCTGAACGCCGCCCCAGCCGGTTCCATCATTGCCATTGGCCGGCTGGATGGGTTAACGACCGGGACAACCCTCAGCCCCGACAGTGACTTGACCCTAGACAAGGCGGAGCCATTGACTCCCGTTTATGCCCTCGCGATCGCGCCGGAAAATCGCAATGACGAGGTCAAGCTCAGTAGTGCTCTGAACAAGTTGGTGGAGGAAGATCCTTCCCTGCGCTGGGAACAACACGGTGATACCCACGAGATCATTCTGTGGGGCCAGGGGGATATTCACCTGAAGGTAGCCCTGGATTGGTTAGCCCGGAAGTATAACCTCCCCATGACAGCCCATCTGCCCCAAGTTCCCTACAAGGAAACGATCCGCAAGTCGATTAAAGATGTTCACGGACGCTACAAGCGCCAGAGTGGCGGGCATGGTCAATTCGGTGATGTTTATCTTGACATTACACCGCTGGAGCGGGGCCAGGGATTTATCTTCTCCGAGACGATCGTGGGCGGTGTCGTGCCCAAGCAATATATCCCTGGGGTAGAAACCGGAGTTCGGGAATACCTGAACCAGGGTCCCCTTGGTTTCCCAGTCGTTGATGTGGCCGTTACCTTGACTAACGGTTCCTACCATTCCGTTGATAGCTCAGAGCAAGCCTTTAAGCAAGCTGCTCGCCTAGCCATGCAGGAAGGGATGAGCCGCTGTGAACCTACCCTATTGGAGCCGATTCTGGTGGTGACGATCGCAGTTCCCAATGACTTCACGGCAGGGGTATTGCGATTGGTGAGTGGTCACCGGGGTCAAATCCTCGGCTACGAAGCCAAGAAAGGGTGGAAAAACTGGGATGACATTTCCGCTTACCTCCCTCAGGCCGAAATGCAGAACCTGATTGTCGAACTGCGCTCGCTGACCTTGGGCGTTGGTACCTTTACGTGGCAGTATGACCACTTGCAAATTGTGCCGGAGAAACTGGCAGAACAAATTCTCCAGCAGCAAGCATAA
- a CDS encoding glycosyltransferase family 25 protein, whose product MSKSPLLSFFDRSYIINLPERFDRRNQMKQELKMLGLSELSEEVIFFPAIRPTDKGEFPSIGSKGCFLSHLAILKEAKSQNLNNLLIMEDDLSFTRFLVKKQDTIVDELRRLSWDFAYLGHGVNWNSGGGQIFHEYSEPLALTHFFAVNKRTIAELVDFLEEVLKRPAGHPEGGPMHIDGAYSTFRKQHPEVITLIACPSLGFQRASSSDVTGYKWFERLPILAQPLGAARDVKNWYRRNFTS is encoded by the coding sequence ATGTCTAAATCTCCTTTATTAAGTTTTTTCGACAGATCCTATATTATCAACCTTCCCGAAAGATTCGATCGGCGTAACCAAATGAAGCAAGAGCTTAAAATGCTTGGGCTATCCGAGCTATCAGAGGAAGTGATTTTCTTCCCCGCAATTCGGCCTACTGACAAAGGCGAGTTTCCCAGTATTGGTTCTAAAGGGTGCTTTCTTAGCCACTTAGCGATATTAAAGGAGGCTAAAAGCCAAAATTTAAATAATCTACTAATTATGGAGGATGATTTATCGTTTACTCGTTTCCTTGTTAAGAAACAAGATACTATTGTTGATGAGCTGCGACGTTTAAGTTGGGATTTTGCTTATCTCGGTCATGGTGTGAATTGGAATTCTGGAGGAGGACAAATTTTCCATGAGTATTCTGAGCCATTAGCATTGACTCATTTTTTTGCTGTTAACAAAAGAACGATTGCTGAACTGGTTGACTTTCTTGAAGAGGTCTTAAAGCGTCCTGCTGGTCACCCTGAAGGGGGGCCAATGCACATTGATGGCGCCTACTCGACATTTAGAAAACAGCATCCTGAGGTGATTACGTTAATTGCCTGTCCAAGTCTAGGGTTTCAGAGGGCTTCATCCAGTGATGTGACTGGTTACAAGTGGTTTGAAAGATTGCCAATTTTGGCTCAACCACTAGGGGCAGCCCGTGATGTCAAAAACTGGTATCGACGCAATTTTACATCCTAA
- a CDS encoding sirohydrochlorin chelatase, whose protein sequence is MSRIENLGHRYQADRDGDGPLICCKWEPAAAPGVGRRQATATLLITHGSSDPRTQAAAQQLTQWVQQAIVPRSKALIGLATLEQAELPLYEQICQFGAAVTEAGYNHLQLFPLFLLPGVHVMEDIPAALRQAQRMLGKDVIIELRAYLGAYSGLVNLLQTRLAAVTGIPRILLAHGSRLASAQRQVRAIAQALQAQPAYLTPTPAATYPDLAMCLHTLATTTVGPVAIVPYALFEGNMTAKIAQQVVALAPSFPRLQLQVESPLGTHPDLATLIATVVLASPDQGGQL, encoded by the coding sequence ATGAGCCGGATTGAGAACCTAGGGCATCGGTATCAAGCCGATCGCGATGGGGATGGCCCGCTCATCTGCTGCAAGTGGGAGCCGGCGGCTGCGCCGGGAGTTGGGAGACGTCAGGCCACAGCAACACTGCTCATTACCCACGGTAGCTCGGATCCGCGTACCCAAGCGGCAGCCCAACAGTTGACCCAGTGGGTGCAGCAGGCAATCGTCCCCAGGAGCAAGGCCCTGATTGGTCTAGCAACCCTCGAACAGGCTGAGCTTCCTCTCTATGAACAAATTTGCCAATTTGGTGCCGCCGTAACCGAGGCTGGCTATAATCATTTGCAACTTTTCCCACTATTTTTGCTCCCCGGCGTGCATGTCATGGAGGATATTCCAGCCGCTCTCCGACAAGCCCAAAGGATGCTGGGTAAGGATGTGATTATCGAGCTTCGAGCCTATTTGGGAGCGTATTCCGGGTTGGTTAATCTGCTCCAAACACGACTAGCAGCCGTCACAGGGATCCCGCGCATTTTGCTCGCCCACGGGAGTCGTCTGGCCAGCGCCCAGCGGCAGGTGCGCGCGATCGCCCAGGCACTCCAGGCCCAACCCGCCTATCTGACGCCAACCCCCGCTGCCACCTACCCCGATCTGGCGATGTGTTTGCACACCCTGGCGACGACAACGGTTGGCCCAGTGGCCATTGTGCCCTACGCCCTGTTTGAGGGCAACATGACAGCGAAGATCGCGCAGCAGGTGGTAGCATTGGCACCGAGCTTCCCGCGTCTGCAATTGCAGGTCGAATCTCCCCTCGGCACCCATCCCGATTTAGCAACCCTCATTGCGACGGTGGTCTTGGCCTCGCCCGACCAGGGGGGACAGCTATGA
- the thiD gene encoding bifunctional hydroxymethylpyrimidine kinase/phosphomethylpyrimidine kinase, with translation MSRWMPAIPIVLTIAGSDSGGGAGIQADLRTFAFHCVHGTSALTCVTAQNTIGVNRVDALPAAAVAAQIEAVSQDMVIGAVKTGMLLNADIISTVARQLARLSLNQQLVVDPVMISRAGVPLIDAAAVQALRQELLPLAQVLTPNRYEAQILANQAIHTLADMEQAAQRIHQLGPQYVLVKGGGMTGDWRAIDVWYDGNHLRTLATEVVDTPHTHGTGCTLSAAIAANLALGYEPLTATQRAKQYVTEALKYALAIGQGQGPVGHFFPLLSGDRAIPRECSMPGDG, from the coding sequence ATGTCGAGGTGGATGCCTGCCATCCCGATCGTGCTTACGATCGCGGGGTCTGATAGTGGCGGTGGGGCTGGAATTCAGGCGGATCTCCGGACCTTTGCCTTCCACTGTGTCCACGGGACCAGTGCTCTGACCTGTGTCACGGCCCAGAATACGATCGGGGTCAATCGGGTCGATGCCCTGCCTGCTGCTGCTGTTGCTGCCCAGATCGAGGCTGTCAGTCAGGATATGGTGATTGGGGCAGTGAAAACGGGAATGTTGTTGAATGCGGACATTATCAGCACGGTGGCCCGACAATTAGCCCGCTTGTCCTTAAACCAGCAATTGGTGGTGGACCCCGTGATGATCTCACGGGCGGGGGTTCCTTTGATTGATGCGGCAGCGGTGCAAGCGCTGCGTCAGGAATTGCTGCCGCTGGCCCAGGTGCTGACTCCCAACCGCTATGAGGCCCAGATTCTGGCCAACCAAGCCATTCACACGCTTGCGGATATGGAGCAGGCTGCCCAACGGATTCACCAACTCGGACCTCAGTACGTCCTGGTCAAGGGGGGAGGGATGACGGGTGACTGGCGGGCGATCGATGTGTGGTACGACGGCAATCACCTGCGGACTCTGGCGACGGAGGTGGTGGATACTCCCCATACCCACGGGACTGGGTGTACCCTCTCGGCGGCGATCGCGGCCAATTTGGCCCTGGGTTACGAGCCGCTCACGGCCACCCAGCGGGCGAAACAGTATGTGACCGAGGCTCTGAAATATGCCCTCGCGATCGGGCAGGGGCAGGGACCCGTTGGCCATTTTTTCCCCTTGCTGTCTGGCGATCGGGCTATACCCAGGGAGTGTTCGATGCCCGGTGACGGTTAA
- a CDS encoding response regulator: MGDLQSYILVVGQSSEDWQWLHALPLERLQCSVMVVSSLEEAVQQIHRAVPCLLILASGQSVWHTSIVQRFRSLTNDCGMTIVVVSESNAPRWSRHDNHLGIDGYLVKPITGDILNSLIQSAWARQVCCALQRSCPIATTEAHLPPVRRPSMPQGAQPYTLPSV, translated from the coding sequence ATGGGGGACTTACAGAGCTACATTTTAGTCGTAGGCCAATCATCGGAAGATTGGCAGTGGCTACATGCACTGCCACTAGAGCGGCTGCAATGTTCGGTGATGGTGGTTTCTTCCCTGGAAGAAGCCGTCCAACAGATCCATCGCGCCGTCCCCTGTCTGTTAATCCTGGCGAGCGGGCAATCGGTTTGGCATACCTCGATCGTGCAGCGTTTTCGTAGCTTAACCAATGACTGTGGGATGACGATCGTCGTGGTCAGTGAATCCAATGCTCCGCGCTGGTCACGCCACGATAATCACTTGGGAATCGATGGTTACCTAGTTAAACCGATTACAGGGGACATTCTCAACTCCCTCATTCAGTCTGCCTGGGCACGTCAGGTCTGCTGTGCGCTGCAACGCTCTTGTCCGATCGCCACGACGGAAGCACATCTGCCCCCAGTCCGGCGGCCATCGATGCCCCAAGGTGCGCAACCCTACACCCTCCCATCGGTCTAG
- a CDS encoding SagB/ThcOx family dehydrogenase produces the protein MSANYRSIAEYYHERTKYAPETIAAQSQGLDWETQPVPFKEYKWGRDYPLKPYLVERSRTVCAGESSRACLPQPGSEAFQTAWWERLSRLLFCSYGLTARIPTPTGEPTYLRAAPSAGGLYPAEIYLIARGTAPLPAGLYNYQPRTHSLLCFWDSSPWSDLRAACFWHPALDAVDLALVITGVFYRSAWRYQDRAYRRICLDIGHLLGNLELAAACNDWRPHLLTGFADDRLNQLLYLDPDQEGALAVILLADRLRVEQNLPITRTTQPSARHIPETDLPAGTLLTALHLASQIPADAADIQPWTQDITPPTDKYNFPFCTRLACQTQPIAWGEALEGLEHTLLKRRSTRAYTGGSLTYEQLIALLDFTYQPQHYVEQGLDGTPDYCDLQLIESFVVVTAIEGLESGCYYYAPQTQELRQIRFKNFRRELHYLCLGQELGRDAAAVVFHTADLQAAVDRYGDRAYRYLHLDAGHLGQRLNLAAIYLELGVSGIGGFFDDQVNEVLGIPVEEAVLYITTLGQPR, from the coding sequence ATGTCAGCCAACTATCGTTCGATCGCGGAGTATTACCACGAGCGTACTAAGTACGCCCCAGAAACGATCGCCGCCCAGAGCCAGGGATTAGACTGGGAGACCCAACCCGTCCCATTTAAAGAGTATAAATGGGGAAGGGACTATCCCCTAAAACCCTATTTAGTTGAGCGATCGCGGACTGTCTGCGCAGGTGAATCGTCGCGGGCTTGCCTGCCCCAACCGGGGAGTGAAGCCTTCCAAACCGCCTGGTGGGAACGGTTATCACGCCTTTTGTTCTGTAGCTATGGCCTCACCGCCCGCATTCCGACCCCCACCGGGGAACCGACGTATCTGCGGGCGGCCCCGTCTGCCGGCGGTCTCTATCCAGCCGAAATTTATCTCATTGCCCGTGGCACTGCCCCCCTACCCGCTGGACTATACAACTACCAGCCCCGCACTCACTCCCTCTTGTGTTTTTGGGACAGTAGCCCCTGGTCAGACCTGCGAGCCGCCTGTTTTTGGCACCCTGCCTTGGATGCCGTCGATCTCGCCCTCGTGATCACCGGTGTGTTTTATCGATCGGCGTGGCGGTACCAGGACCGTGCCTATCGACGGATCTGTCTGGACATAGGACATCTGCTAGGCAATTTGGAGTTGGCGGCTGCCTGTAACGATTGGCGGCCCCATCTGTTAACCGGGTTCGCCGACGATCGCCTTAACCAGTTGCTTTACCTTGATCCGGATCAGGAAGGTGCCCTGGCCGTCATTCTGCTGGCCGATCGCCTGCGGGTCGAGCAGAATCTGCCGATCACCCGTACCACCCAACCGTCAGCCCGCCATATTCCGGAAACCGATTTGCCGGCGGGTACCCTACTCACGGCGCTGCACCTCGCTAGCCAGATCCCTGCCGATGCTGCCGATATCCAACCCTGGACCCAGGATATCACCCCCCCCACAGATAAGTACAATTTCCCCTTCTGTACCCGGTTAGCCTGTCAGACGCAACCGATCGCCTGGGGGGAAGCCCTTGAGGGGTTGGAACACACCCTGCTCAAACGGCGATCAACCCGTGCCTATACGGGCGGTAGCCTTACCTATGAACAACTCATCGCCCTGCTAGACTTCACCTACCAGCCTCAACACTACGTCGAGCAGGGGTTGGACGGTACACCCGACTACTGTGATCTGCAATTGATTGAAAGCTTTGTCGTGGTCACAGCGATAGAAGGACTGGAGTCTGGCTGCTACTACTACGCTCCCCAGACCCAAGAGTTACGCCAAATTCGCTTTAAGAACTTCCGGCGGGAACTGCACTACCTTTGCCTCGGCCAAGAACTCGGACGGGATGCTGCCGCCGTCGTGTTTCATACGGCGGATCTGCAAGCAGCGGTAGACCGTTACGGCGATCGTGCCTATCGCTATCTGCATCTCGACGCCGGTCACCTGGGCCAACGCCTCAACCTAGCGGCGATTTATCTGGAACTGGGCGTCAGTGGCATTGGCGGTTTCTTTGATGACCAGGTGAATGAGGTCCTCGGCATTCCCGTCGAAGAGGCAGTCCTGTACATCACCACCCTAGGCCAACCGCGCTAA
- a CDS encoding cell division protein FtsQ/DivIB, producing the protein MNQPAMPPPPSDLPAPDLDTLSPAELIQRRRALRHQRRVRGLQSLWRILAISAIAGGGVWLTTLPIWVLRSPEQVTISGNRYLSEAAIRSLLDLKYPQSLVRLQPEELVQTLESHGPIAEAIVTRRLDPPGLTIVVRERHPVAQTIPSPAIKNGPPDQQPLPAGLIDASGVWMPLESYAALDSDLKLPTLKILGMQESQRQQWPSLYQTLLSSGLKVSEIDWRHAGNLILKTEIGVAHFGPYSYRFPQQLAVLKRMQLLPKKVKTSQISYIDLRNPDVPVLQMRPASPPNQPRLPPP; encoded by the coding sequence ATGAACCAACCGGCCATGCCCCCACCCCCCTCGGATCTCCCAGCCCCTGATCTGGATACCCTTTCTCCGGCGGAACTGATCCAACGGCGGCGGGCGTTGCGCCACCAGCGGCGGGTGCGCGGCCTCCAGTCCCTGTGGCGGATACTGGCGATCAGCGCCATCGCAGGGGGGGGAGTGTGGCTCACCACCTTGCCCATCTGGGTGCTGCGATCGCCCGAACAGGTCACGATTAGCGGCAATCGCTATCTGTCCGAGGCAGCCATTCGCTCGTTGCTTGACCTCAAATATCCCCAATCCCTGGTGCGCTTGCAGCCGGAGGAACTGGTACAAACCCTCGAATCCCACGGTCCGATCGCCGAGGCGATCGTCACCCGTCGCCTAGACCCACCCGGATTAACGATCGTGGTACGAGAGCGGCATCCAGTTGCCCAAACGATCCCGAGTCCAGCTATCAAGAATGGGCCGCCCGACCAACAGCCCCTTCCCGCTGGTTTAATTGATGCCAGTGGCGTCTGGATGCCCTTAGAAAGCTATGCCGCCCTCGATAGTGATCTGAAGTTGCCAACCCTCAAGATCTTAGGGATGCAAGAATCCCAGCGGCAACAATGGCCTTCCCTCTATCAAACCCTATTGAGCAGTGGCCTCAAGGTGAGTGAAATCGACTGGCGTCATGCCGGCAACCTGATTCTAAAAACCGAAATTGGAGTTGCCCACTTTGGTCCTTATAGCTATCGTTTTCCCCAACAATTAGCCGTCCTGAAGCGCATGCAATTGTTACCGAAAAAAGTTAAAACCAGTCAAATTAGCTACATCGATCTGCGAAATCCCGATGTACCTGTTCTCCAGATGCGGCCTGCCTCACCCCCCAACCAACCGCGCTTACCCCCTCCCTGA